A single window of Streptomyces griseoviridis DNA harbors:
- a CDS encoding TetR/AcrR family transcriptional regulator has protein sequence MTTAKRDTYTPETLLSVAVQVFNERGYDGTSMEHLSKAAGISKSSIYHHVAGKEELLHRAVSRALDGLFGILDEEHARVGSAAARLEYVVRRMVEVLLAELPYVTLLLRVRGNTDTERWALERRRDFDHRVADLLRAAAAEGEVRTDVEVRLATRLVFGMINSIVEWYRPEGRGAGEREVADAVARLVFGGLRAAG, from the coding sequence ATGACCACCGCCAAGCGCGACACGTACACCCCCGAGACGCTGCTGTCCGTCGCCGTCCAGGTCTTCAACGAACGCGGCTACGACGGCACCTCCATGGAGCACCTCTCCAAGGCGGCCGGCATCTCCAAGTCGTCGATCTACCACCACGTGGCCGGCAAGGAGGAGCTGCTGCACCGGGCCGTCAGCCGCGCGCTCGACGGCCTCTTCGGCATCCTCGACGAGGAGCACGCGCGCGTGGGGAGCGCCGCGGCCCGCCTGGAGTACGTCGTTCGGCGCATGGTCGAGGTACTTCTCGCGGAGCTGCCGTACGTGACGCTCCTGCTGCGGGTGCGGGGCAACACCGACACCGAGCGGTGGGCGCTGGAGCGGCGCCGCGACTTCGACCACCGGGTCGCCGACCTGCTGCGGGCCGCCGCCGCCGAGGGCGAGGTGCGCACCGACGTGGAGGTGCGGCTCGCGACCAGGCTGGTCTTCGGGATGATCAACTCGATCGTCGAGTGGTACCGGCCCGAGGGCCGGGGCGCGGGCGAGCGCGAGGTGGCCGACGCGGTCGCGCGGCTGGTCTTCGGAGGGCTGCGCGCGGCCGGCTGA
- a CDS encoding Lrp/AsnC family transcriptional regulator: MAPEQMADRSEAGGTVPPPRPPDAIDLDILQMLQADGRASIRSVAERVHVSRANAYARINRLIDDGVIRGFGARVDHERAGQGTSAYITLKIVQNSWRTVREQLRQLPGASHIALVGGDFDVLLLVHTPDNRALRELVLTRLQAMPEVLSTRTLLVFEEEDLEPQG; this comes from the coding sequence ATGGCACCTGAACAAATGGCCGACCGGTCGGAGGCCGGCGGCACCGTGCCACCGCCGCGCCCGCCCGACGCCATCGACCTGGACATCCTCCAGATGCTCCAGGCGGACGGCCGGGCGTCGATACGGTCGGTGGCCGAACGGGTCCATGTCTCGCGGGCCAACGCGTACGCGCGCATCAACCGCCTCATCGACGACGGCGTCATCCGGGGGTTCGGTGCCCGGGTCGACCATGAACGGGCCGGTCAGGGCACCTCGGCGTACATCACCCTGAAGATCGTGCAGAACTCCTGGCGGACCGTGCGCGAGCAGCTGAGACAGCTGCCGGGGGCCTCGCACATCGCGCTGGTGGGGGGCGATTTCGATGTGCTGCTGCTGGTGCACACGCCCGACAACCGGGCGCTGCGCGAGCTGGTGCTGACCCGGCTCCAGGCGATGCCCGAGGTGCTCAGCACCCGCACCCTGCTGGTCTTCGAGGAGGAGGACCTGGAGCCGCAGGGCTGA
- the pdhA gene encoding pyruvate dehydrogenase (acetyl-transferring) E1 component subunit alpha, whose protein sequence is MTVLEQRGAYHPSPPPAWQPRTDPAPLLPDAEPHRVLGTDAAESADPALMRRLYAELVRGRRYNAQATALTKQGRLAVYPSSTGQEACEVAAALVLQERDWLFPSYRDTLAAVARGLDPVQALTLLRGDWHTGYDPREHRVAPLSTPLATQLPHAVGLAHAARLKGDDVVALALVGDGGTSEGDFHEALNFAAVWQAPVVFLVQNNGFAISVPLAKQTAAPSLAHKAVGYGMPGRLVDGNDAVAVHQVLTDAVRRAREGGGPTLVEAITYRLDAHTNADDATRYRAADEVDAWRAHDPITLLERELTGRGLLDEAGIEAARADAEAMAADLRARMNQDPALDPMDLFTHVYAEPTPQLREQRDQLRAELAAEREGDSR, encoded by the coding sequence ATGACGGTCCTGGAGCAGCGCGGCGCGTACCACCCGTCGCCGCCGCCCGCCTGGCAACCCCGCACGGACCCCGCGCCGCTGCTGCCCGACGCCGAGCCCCACCGCGTCCTCGGCACCGACGCGGCCGAGAGCGCCGACCCGGCCCTGATGCGCCGCCTCTACGCCGAGCTGGTGCGCGGCCGCCGCTACAACGCGCAGGCCACCGCCCTCACCAAGCAGGGCCGCCTCGCCGTCTACCCGTCCAGCACAGGACAGGAGGCCTGCGAGGTCGCCGCCGCGCTCGTCCTCCAGGAGCGCGACTGGCTCTTCCCCAGCTACCGCGACACCCTCGCCGCCGTCGCCCGCGGGCTCGACCCCGTGCAGGCGCTCACCCTGCTGCGCGGCGACTGGCACACCGGCTACGACCCGCGCGAACACCGGGTGGCGCCGCTCTCCACCCCGCTCGCCACCCAGCTCCCGCACGCCGTCGGCCTCGCCCACGCCGCCCGCCTGAAGGGCGACGACGTGGTCGCGCTCGCGCTCGTCGGCGACGGCGGCACCAGCGAGGGCGACTTCCACGAGGCGCTGAACTTCGCGGCCGTCTGGCAGGCGCCGGTCGTCTTCCTCGTCCAGAACAACGGCTTCGCCATCTCCGTCCCGCTCGCCAAGCAGACCGCGGCACCGTCGCTGGCCCACAAGGCCGTCGGCTACGGCATGCCGGGCCGCCTGGTCGACGGCAACGACGCGGTCGCCGTCCACCAGGTACTCACCGACGCGGTGCGACGCGCGCGTGAGGGCGGCGGACCCACCCTCGTCGAGGCGATCACCTACCGGCTCGACGCGCACACCAACGCCGACGACGCGACCCGCTACCGCGCGGCCGACGAGGTCGACGCCTGGCGGGCGCACGACCCGATCACCCTCCTCGAACGCGAGCTGACCGGACGCGGCCTGCTCGACGAGGCCGGCATCGAGGCCGCCCGCGCGGACGCCGAGGCGATGGCCGCCGACCTGCGCGCGCGGATGAACCAGGACCCGGCGCTCGACCCGATGGACCTCTTCACCCACGTCTACGCCGAACCCACCCCGCAACTGCGCGAACAGCGCGACCAGTTGCGCGCCGAGCTGGCGGCGGAGCGGGAGGGCGACAGCCGATGA
- a CDS encoding alpha-ketoacid dehydrogenase subunit beta — MTTVAVKPATMAQALTRAMRDAMASDPTVHVLGEDVGTLGGVFRVTDGLAKEFGEDRCTDTPLAEAGILGAAVGMAMYGLRPVVEMQFDAFAYPAFEQLVSHVAKMRNRTRGAMPLPITVRVPYGGGIGGVEHHSDSSEAYYMATPGLHVVTPATVADAYGLLRAAIASDDPVVVLEPKRLYWSKESWNPEEPAPVEPLGRAVVRRPGRSATLITYGPSLPVCLEAAEAARAEGWDLEVVDLRSLTPFDDETVCASVRRTGRAVVVHESGGFGGPGGEIAARVTERCFHHLEAPVLRVAGFDIPYPPPMLERHHLPGVDRILDAVGRLQWEAEG, encoded by the coding sequence ATGACGACCGTCGCCGTCAAGCCGGCCACCATGGCGCAGGCCCTCACGCGCGCGATGCGCGACGCCATGGCGTCCGACCCCACCGTGCACGTCCTGGGCGAGGACGTCGGCACCCTCGGCGGTGTCTTCCGGGTCACCGACGGGCTCGCGAAGGAGTTCGGCGAGGACCGCTGCACCGACACCCCGCTCGCGGAGGCCGGCATTCTCGGCGCCGCCGTCGGCATGGCCATGTACGGACTGCGCCCGGTGGTGGAGATGCAGTTCGACGCCTTCGCCTACCCGGCGTTCGAGCAACTCGTCAGCCATGTCGCCAAGATGCGCAACCGCACGCGCGGCGCGATGCCGCTGCCGATCACCGTGCGCGTGCCCTACGGCGGCGGCATCGGCGGTGTCGAGCACCACAGCGACTCCTCCGAGGCGTACTACATGGCCACCCCCGGCCTGCACGTCGTCACCCCGGCCACGGTCGCCGACGCGTACGGTCTGCTGCGGGCCGCCATCGCCTCCGACGACCCGGTGGTCGTCCTGGAGCCCAAGCGGCTGTACTGGTCGAAGGAGAGCTGGAACCCCGAGGAGCCCGCGCCCGTCGAGCCGCTGGGCCGGGCGGTGGTGCGCCGACCGGGGCGCAGCGCCACCCTCATCACCTACGGGCCCTCCCTGCCCGTCTGCCTCGAAGCCGCCGAGGCGGCCCGCGCGGAGGGCTGGGACCTCGAAGTCGTCGATCTGCGCTCCCTGACGCCGTTCGACGACGAGACGGTCTGCGCGTCGGTGCGGCGGACCGGGCGCGCGGTCGTCGTGCACGAGTCGGGCGGCTTCGGCGGTCCCGGCGGGGAGATCGCGGCCCGGGTCACCGAGCGCTGCTTCCACCATCTGGAGGCGCCGGTGCTGCGGGTCGCCGGGTTCGACATCCCCTACCCGCCGCCGATGCTGGAACGGCACCATCTGCCCGGTGTCGACCGCATCCTGGACGCCGTGGGGCGCTTGCAGTGGGAGGCCGAGGGCTGA
- a CDS encoding dihydrolipoamide acetyltransferase family protein, with protein sequence MAQVLEFRLPDLGEGLTEAEIVRWLVQVGDVVAIDQPVVEVETAKAMVEVPCPYGGVVTARFGEQGTELPVGAPLLTVAVGTPATPATAVTAPPPAPEPEGSEPEGSGNVLVGYGTTAPPARRRRVRPGEPAKGAATHGGAGADAGAVSAGGPGSVPVPGSGDGSAVPVQGSVAVAAAPVLGSASVAAAQLHGSPAVAAPPVGSGGPVAVISPLVRRLARENGLDLRGLAGSGPDGLILRADVERALVGTAPPTPGAPTSAAPPATATRGTGTAVPTGTPGSGTAVPVPTAPAVASAAPGETRVPLKGVRGAVADKLARSRREIPDATCWVDADATELLRARTAMNAAGGPKISLLAVLARICTAALARFPELNSTVDTQAREVVLLPQVHLGFAAQTERGLVVPVVRDAHTRDAESLSAEFARLTEAGRAGRLTPGELTGGTFTLNNYGVFGVDGSTPIVNHPEAAMLGVGRIVPKPWVHEGALAVRQVVQLSLTFDHRVCDGGTAGGFLRYVADCVEQPAVLLRTL encoded by the coding sequence ATGGCACAGGTGCTTGAGTTCAGGCTGCCCGACCTCGGCGAGGGGCTCACCGAGGCGGAGATCGTGCGCTGGCTGGTCCAGGTCGGGGACGTGGTGGCGATCGACCAGCCGGTGGTCGAGGTCGAGACGGCCAAGGCGATGGTCGAGGTGCCCTGCCCCTACGGCGGTGTCGTCACGGCCCGCTTCGGCGAGCAGGGCACCGAGCTGCCCGTCGGCGCACCGCTGCTGACGGTCGCGGTGGGCACCCCGGCCACCCCGGCCACCGCGGTGACCGCGCCGCCGCCGGCCCCTGAGCCGGAGGGATCGGAGCCGGAGGGCTCGGGCAACGTCCTGGTGGGCTACGGCACGACGGCCCCACCGGCCAGACGCCGACGGGTACGGCCGGGAGAGCCGGCCAAGGGCGCGGCGACCCACGGCGGTGCGGGAGCCGACGCCGGGGCGGTGAGCGCCGGGGGACCGGGATCGGTACCAGTACCGGGATCGGGCGACGGGAGCGCGGTGCCGGTCCAGGGGAGCGTCGCGGTCGCCGCCGCGCCGGTGCTCGGGAGTGCCTCGGTCGCTGCCGCGCAGTTGCACGGGAGCCCCGCTGTCGCCGCCCCGCCGGTGGGTTCCGGTGGACCCGTCGCCGTCATCTCGCCGCTCGTGCGGCGGCTCGCCCGGGAGAACGGGCTCGATCTGCGCGGCCTCGCCGGGTCCGGGCCCGACGGGCTGATCCTGCGGGCCGACGTGGAACGGGCGCTGGTCGGCACGGCCCCGCCCACACCAGGCGCGCCCACCTCCGCCGCGCCGCCCGCCACCGCGACGCGCGGCACCGGGACGGCTGTCCCCACCGGGACGCCCGGTTCCGGGACGGCTGTTCCCGTGCCGACCGCCCCTGCCGTCGCCTCGGCCGCGCCCGGCGAGACCCGGGTACCGCTCAAGGGCGTTCGGGGCGCCGTCGCCGACAAGCTGGCGCGGAGCCGGCGGGAGATCCCGGACGCGACCTGCTGGGTGGACGCCGACGCGACGGAGCTGCTGCGCGCCCGGACCGCCATGAACGCGGCGGGCGGGCCGAAGATATCGCTCCTCGCGGTGCTCGCCCGCATCTGCACGGCCGCCCTCGCCCGGTTCCCCGAGCTGAACTCGACGGTGGACACGCAGGCCAGGGAGGTCGTCCTGCTGCCCCAGGTGCACCTGGGGTTCGCCGCGCAGACCGAGCGCGGACTGGTCGTGCCGGTCGTCAGGGACGCCCACACCCGGGACGCCGAGTCGCTGTCGGCGGAGTTCGCCCGGCTCACCGAGGCGGGCCGGGCCGGACGGCTGACGCCGGGTGAACTCACCGGCGGTACCTTCACGTTGAACAACTACGGGGTGTTCGGCGTCGACGGCTCCACCCCGATCGTCAACCACCCCGAGGCCGCGATGCTCGGCGTCGGCCGGATCGTGCCCAAGCCGTGGGTGCACGAGGGCGCGCTGGCGGTGCGGCAGGTCGTGCAGCTGTCGCTCACCTTCGACCACCGGGTCTGCGACGGCGGTACGGCGGGCGGCTTCCTCCGGTACGTCGCTGACTGCGTGGAACAGCCGGCCGTCCTGCTGCGCACCCTGTGA